Proteins encoded in a region of the Sulfurimonas marina genome:
- a CDS encoding DNA-processing protein DprA encodes MIKRIDFQIDSLKAMKKYPENLYYKGNVELLQSKMISVVGSRKPNQYARNLTQELCSKLALRDIKIVSGGAIGIDAIAHKSAGAANTIMVAGTGLDVRYPAVNKNLIQEIENKGLVLSQFAEGEPSRRYTFPLRNELIVALSDILIVAYADLNSGTMRSVEYALKMQKEVYVFPHRIGESAGSSKLLQEGNAKLIYDIDEFAQQFGTIEKNEIDKDEFLLFCKTNPSYEEAMKKDASKLFEYELLGKIEVKDSKVYIKHL; translated from the coding sequence ATGATTAAAAGGATAGATTTTCAGATAGACAGCTTAAAAGCTATGAAAAAATATCCTGAAAATCTTTACTATAAAGGTAATGTTGAACTATTACAATCAAAAATGATATCGGTTGTAGGGAGCCGAAAACCGAACCAATATGCACGGAATCTTACACAGGAACTTTGTTCAAAATTAGCTTTAAGAGATATAAAAATAGTCAGTGGCGGAGCGATAGGGATAGATGCTATTGCACATAAAAGTGCAGGGGCTGCAAATACTATTATGGTGGCTGGAACGGGTTTAGATGTTAGATATCCTGCAGTAAATAAAAACTTGATTCAAGAGATAGAGAATAAAGGTTTAGTGTTAAGCCAGTTTGCAGAGGGTGAACCCTCCAGACGTTATACCTTCCCTTTAAGAAACGAATTGATTGTCGCACTCAGTGATATCTTAATCGTAGCATATGCAGACCTAAACAGCGGGACAATGAGAAGTGTAGAATATGCACTAAAAATGCAAAAAGAGGTCTATGTATTTCCCCATAGAATAGGGGAAAGTGCAGGGAGCTCCAAGTTGCTTCAAGAGGGGAATGCAAAACTAATTTACGATATAGATGAGTTTGCACAACAGTTTGGAACAATAGAAAAAAATGAAATTGATAAAGATGAGTTTTTATTGTTTTGTAAAACAAATCCAAGTTATGAAGAGGCTATGAAAAAAGATGCTTCAAAACTTTTTGAATATGAACTTCTTGGTAAAATAGAGGTAAAAGATTCAAAGGTTTATATTAAACATTTATAA
- a CDS encoding methylenetetrahydrofolate reductase, producing the protein MFEKLTDKLKNGKYLTLETTPGHNAQFSPTIDKIEELGLDKLVDGFSTTDNPLAKLKFNALFGAKLLQERFNKPVIATMSMRDRNKIALQSDLLGANEFDIRAILALTGDPATISDQPNTKGVFEGDSTLLLDIISAFNSGMDYSGKPFNIEPQPIYPFAVVNSYAKNPKTLQKKMQKKIKHGAIGIITQPVYDIENAKQLLELKEDANKECCSENKSAELIMGVFPITKLRTAQFLSAHVPGINVPDCWIEKLRKASKGGSEEEYKVGFDLSKKLVDDLQELHPKIHLMTANQFQIAKELLT; encoded by the coding sequence TTGTTTGAAAAACTGACAGATAAACTAAAAAACGGCAAATATTTAACTTTAGAGACAACACCCGGACATAATGCCCAGTTTTCTCCGACGATAGATAAAATTGAAGAGCTTGGTTTAGATAAACTCGTAGATGGATTCTCTACAACGGACAATCCTCTGGCAAAACTTAAATTTAATGCTCTTTTTGGTGCAAAACTGCTTCAAGAGAGATTTAACAAGCCTGTAATAGCAACTATGAGTATGCGTGATCGTAATAAAATAGCATTACAGTCTGACCTTTTAGGTGCTAATGAGTTTGATATTAGAGCTATCTTAGCACTTACTGGTGATCCTGCAACTATTTCAGATCAGCCAAACACAAAAGGTGTATTTGAGGGTGACAGTACGTTACTATTAGATATCATCAGTGCTTTTAACTCTGGAATGGACTACTCAGGAAAACCTTTCAATATAGAGCCTCAACCGATCTATCCGTTTGCGGTTGTAAATTCTTATGCAAAAAATCCTAAAACGCTACAAAAAAAGATGCAAAAGAAGATCAAACACGGTGCGATTGGAATCATAACGCAGCCTGTGTATGATATTGAAAATGCAAAACAGCTTTTAGAGTTAAAAGAGGATGCCAATAAAGAGTGTTGTTCTGAAAATAAAAGTGCTGAACTTATTATGGGAGTTTTTCCTATTACAAAACTGCGTACTGCACAGTTTCTTTCAGCACACGTTCCTGGTATTAACGTACCTGACTGCTGGATCGAAAAACTTCGTAAAGCTAGTAAAGGCGGTTCAGAAGAGGAGTATAAAGTAGGTTTTGACTTGAGTAAAAAGCTTGTAGACGATCTTCAGGAACTTCATCCAAAAATCCACTTGATGACTGCAAACCAATTTCAAATAGCAAAAGAATTGCTTACATAA
- a CDS encoding divergent polysaccharide deacetylase family protein, with protein MARKRKKKTSNSSKALTYVAWFLAIVALMLSSMVAGYYFGFNEGKEEINTLVKKEQKKQKELLKKLEKTAKIEKQDVTKRLQEVLKKESKSYTSASHEIEDTTLVNPPKKTPEKRVVTTNKPELTIIIDDVSTASQVRAIKSLKIPLTMSFLPPSSARPNSAKLAEKESGYMVHLPMEAQHFSKEEPYTLRVHDSQQEIYKRVQDIKHLFPKVEYINNHTGSKFTSNEVAMNRLFFAFQKLNLHFVDSRTTAETQAPKVSKNYGVRYVARDVFLDHHMEKEYVKEQIKKAVKFAKTHGKAIAIGHPHKNTLQALAESKALLQSVHLVKIGEIY; from the coding sequence ATGGCAAGAAAAAGAAAAAAGAAAACATCAAACAGTTCAAAAGCACTTACTTACGTAGCTTGGTTTTTAGCTATCGTTGCGTTGATGCTGAGTTCTATGGTAGCCGGATATTATTTCGGTTTTAACGAAGGTAAAGAGGAGATCAACACTCTTGTTAAAAAAGAGCAGAAAAAGCAAAAAGAGTTACTCAAAAAACTTGAAAAAACAGCTAAAATTGAAAAACAGGATGTGACAAAAAGATTACAGGAAGTTTTGAAAAAAGAGTCCAAATCATACACATCGGCTTCACATGAAATAGAAGATACGACACTTGTGAATCCTCCAAAGAAAACACCTGAAAAAAGGGTAGTGACTACGAATAAACCTGAGTTGACGATTATAATTGATGATGTGAGTACAGCTTCTCAGGTACGTGCTATAAAATCGCTGAAAATACCGCTTACTATGTCTTTTTTACCACCGAGCTCGGCACGTCCAAACTCTGCAAAACTGGCTGAAAAAGAGAGTGGGTATATGGTGCACCTACCGATGGAAGCACAACATTTCTCTAAAGAGGAACCTTATACTTTACGTGTCCATGATTCACAACAAGAGATCTATAAAAGGGTACAAGATATAAAACACTTATTTCCAAAAGTTGAGTATATCAATAACCACACCGGAAGTAAGTTTACTTCAAATGAAGTCGCTATGAACAGACTCTTTTTTGCATTTCAAAAGTTAAATCTGCACTTTGTCGACAGTAGAACAACTGCAGAGACTCAGGCACCGAAAGTTTCAAAAAATTACGGGGTGAGATATGTAGCCCGAGATGTTTTTTTAGATCATCATATGGAAAAAGAGTATGTTAAAGAGCAGATCAAAAAAGCGGTAAAGTTTGCGAAAACGCATGGCAAAGCTATAGCAATCGGGCATCCGCATAAAAATACATTACAAGCTTTAGCTGAATCAAAAGCATTGCTTCAAAGTGTCCATTTAGTCAAAATCGGTGAAATCTACTAG
- a CDS encoding PhnD/SsuA/transferrin family substrate-binding protein, producing the protein MSLVKRVVLLMIVLSTSLLATQKRDINFTPLPMKNEQKTIQGFVPFIEYLQQHTSLTINFNYQHNYSDILKGFIEGKIDIAYLGPLPYAVLKSKYPEIEPLVTFKQKDGKSFYRCVLSKFSEDQIDFEKKITVALTQPLSTCGYYATNKLLKDKLGIALEKQSYAYTMSHTNALLGVMREEFMIAGATEDIAKQYESLGMEIIAESELFPGFAIVVNKKTLSSEQIAKIREILLNIPKTTYEKWDPSLKYGVVPADVNLYNSLNIDCDIPQEGNME; encoded by the coding sequence ATGAGCCTTGTTAAAAGAGTAGTGCTTCTTATGATTGTATTGTCGACTTCACTTTTAGCAACTCAGAAAAGGGATATTAACTTTACCCCTTTACCTATGAAAAATGAGCAAAAAACTATTCAGGGTTTTGTACCTTTTATAGAGTACCTGCAACAACATACTTCACTGACAATAAATTTTAATTATCAGCATAACTATAGTGATATTTTAAAGGGCTTTATTGAGGGGAAAATAGATATCGCTTACCTTGGACCATTACCGTATGCAGTTTTAAAGTCAAAATATCCTGAAATTGAACCGCTTGTAACCTTTAAACAAAAAGATGGAAAAAGTTTTTACAGATGTGTACTCTCTAAGTTTAGTGAAGATCAAATAGATTTTGAGAAGAAAATAACAGTTGCACTGACACAACCGCTTTCAACCTGTGGTTACTATGCTACAAACAAATTACTGAAAGATAAACTTGGAATAGCATTGGAAAAACAATCGTATGCTTACACCATGTCCCATACTAATGCATTGTTAGGAGTTATGAGAGAAGAGTTTATGATTGCCGGTGCAACAGAAGATATAGCTAAACAGTATGAATCACTTGGTATGGAGATTATAGCAGAGAGTGAACTATTTCCTGGATTTGCAATAGTCGTAAACAAAAAAACACTTTCATCTGAGCAGATTGCAAAGATTAGAGAGATACTTTTAAATATTCCAAAAACAACTTATGAAAAATGGGACCCAAGTTTAAAGTACGGTGTAGTTCCTGCAGATGTAAATCTCTACAATAGTTTAAATATAGATTGCGATATACCGCAAGAGGGGAATATGGAATGA
- a CDS encoding sensor domain-containing diguanylate cyclase: protein MIKKITFSLIIFIIFVYFLLEYLENKKKVAIADYNHHALLTTKATYNGVINTYEVAGQKDFNFLLHNDRAMSLLHSFKNSKSEKERNLLRGKLYRALYKSYDVMKSMDVRQFHLHTIDGKSLLRMNMPCENGDSIIDLRKSIQIVNREHKQVIGFEGGRLFSGYRYVFPIIDKGEYLGSAEFSIAFEGIEAKLSKLLPNSVFALIVTKHESYDKVFQWHRGLISVSDFDKNYYIENPKVSAITKRNSENKLVTRLTELVKKSPHFYEQLQQHKDFSIYIVEKGKGYAVNFISFINTDQKHAGYLISFNLQNEILDIQKDYCSYKLMAFVISAVVFILLFIILYQIEKLRKNRYKLQAINDSFYHAQKIAHFGSLSYDHKKQKFYLTDEVYKILGISADSFTPSYKAFLSLVHPDDRKKVHQAYRNSFENKTIYEINHRILQKDGSIRFVEEHGSHELDSNGEIIKTFGSLYDITEQIAAYENLERFIDLQSSIVILTDGKQFKFANKSFYHFFGFEDLKAFKEQYDCICERFIEHDGFFSLEDVKEDEDHWIESLLNLSKRQRIVSMLDSTATPHAFSVSINKYNNENYVVEFNDISDSMLEKLQLERQLNRDQLTSAHNRVYFETNIKNIMKLNEDNNANTGIVFFDIDHFKQINDTYGHDVGDDVLIALVQVVKEQTRNYDHLIRWGGEEFIIITRVESKESLQQMTEHIRVKIQNHYFKDISSLTCSFGLAIHKEGENIKQTITRADEKLYEAKENGRNQVRI from the coding sequence ATGATCAAAAAAATCACTTTCAGCTTGATCATTTTTATCATATTTGTATATTTTTTACTTGAATATTTAGAGAATAAGAAAAAAGTAGCAATAGCAGATTATAACCATCATGCCCTTCTAACGACAAAAGCTACATATAACGGTGTTATAAATACTTATGAAGTTGCAGGTCAAAAAGATTTTAACTTCCTTTTACATAATGACAGGGCTATGAGTCTGCTCCACAGTTTTAAAAACTCTAAAAGTGAAAAAGAAAGAAATCTTTTACGGGGGAAACTTTACAGAGCTTTATACAAGTCGTATGATGTAATGAAAAGTATGGATGTACGTCAGTTTCATTTACATACGATCGATGGAAAAAGTTTATTGCGTATGAATATGCCTTGTGAAAACGGCGACTCTATTATAGATTTAAGAAAGTCCATTCAAATTGTAAATCGTGAACATAAACAAGTGATAGGGTTTGAAGGGGGAAGACTCTTTTCAGGTTATAGATATGTCTTCCCTATAATTGATAAAGGTGAATATCTGGGAAGTGCTGAATTCTCAATCGCTTTTGAAGGGATAGAGGCAAAACTGAGCAAACTGTTGCCAAATTCTGTTTTTGCACTGATAGTAACAAAGCATGAGAGTTACGATAAAGTATTTCAATGGCATAGAGGATTGATCTCGGTATCGGATTTTGATAAAAACTATTATATAGAGAATCCCAAAGTGTCGGCTATTACAAAACGAAATTCAGAGAATAAACTTGTAACACGACTAACAGAATTAGTAAAAAAATCCCCACATTTTTATGAGCAATTACAACAACATAAAGATTTTTCCATATATATTGTAGAGAAGGGTAAAGGGTATGCTGTAAACTTTATAAGCTTTATAAATACAGATCAAAAACATGCCGGATATCTGATCTCGTTTAACTTACAAAACGAGATTCTAGATATACAAAAAGATTATTGTAGTTATAAACTGATGGCATTTGTAATAAGTGCAGTGGTGTTTATATTGCTATTTATAATCTTATATCAAATCGAAAAACTACGTAAAAACAGGTATAAACTCCAAGCAATAAACGACTCTTTCTATCATGCTCAAAAAATTGCTCATTTCGGTTCTTTGTCATACGATCATAAAAAACAAAAGTTTTATTTAACGGATGAAGTGTATAAGATCCTCGGTATTTCAGCTGATAGTTTTACCCCTTCATATAAAGCGTTTTTATCGTTAGTGCATCCTGATGATCGAAAAAAAGTACATCAAGCATATAGAAACTCTTTTGAAAATAAAACTATCTATGAGATAAATCATCGCATTTTACAAAAAGATGGATCTATCCGTTTTGTAGAAGAACATGGAAGTCATGAACTAGATAGTAATGGAGAGATAATTAAAACTTTTGGAAGTCTTTATGATATTACCGAACAGATAGCAGCGTATGAGAATCTAGAAAGGTTTATAGATCTGCAAAGTTCAATAGTTATTTTGACAGATGGCAAACAATTTAAGTTTGCAAATAAAAGTTTTTACCATTTTTTTGGATTTGAAGATCTCAAAGCATTTAAAGAACAATATGACTGTATTTGTGAACGTTTTATAGAACATGATGGTTTTTTCTCTTTAGAAGATGTCAAAGAGGATGAAGATCATTGGATAGAGAGTCTCTTAAACCTTTCAAAAAGACAAAGAATAGTTTCTATGTTAGACAGTACAGCAACTCCTCATGCTTTTAGTGTTTCAATAAATAAGTATAACAATGAAAATTATGTTGTGGAGTTTAATGATATCAGTGATTCTATGCTGGAAAAACTTCAGCTTGAAAGACAACTCAATCGTGATCAACTTACAAGTGCACATAATCGTGTTTATTTTGAAACGAATATAAAAAATATAATGAAATTAAATGAAGATAATAATGCAAACACTGGAATAGTATTTTTTGATATTGATCATTTTAAACAGATCAACGACACTTACGGACATGATGTGGGTGATGATGTTTTAATCGCTTTAGTTCAAGTTGTAAAAGAGCAAACGCGTAACTATGACCATCTTATACGCTGGGGTGGTGAAGAGTTTATTATAATAACACGAGTAGAGTCTAAAGAGAGTCTGCAACAAATGACGGAACATATCAGAGTAAAAATTCAAAATCATTATTTTAAAGATATCTCATCTCTTACATGTAGTTTTGGTCTGGCTATACATAAAGAGGGTGAAAATATTAAACAGACTATTACAAGGGCTGATGAAAAGCTTTATGAAGCAAAAGAAAATGGAAGAAATCAGGTCCGTATATAA
- the rpsF gene encoding 30S ribosomal protein S6, whose amino-acid sequence MRKYENLVIVKPTLTAEEIQASIAAIEEVITSNGGEIAATDAMGMRKLAYPIAKNERGYYHVIYYSVEPSAIAEIERRFRINEEILRFVTIKYEKNAEVKAWDALVAKAKTAPVAKEEAPAAAEEAAE is encoded by the coding sequence ATGAGAAAATACGAAAACCTAGTAATCGTAAAACCTACATTAACTGCTGAAGAGATTCAAGCTAGCATCGCTGCTATCGAAGAAGTAATCACTTCAAACGGTGGTGAAATCGCTGCTACAGATGCAATGGGAATGAGAAAACTTGCTTACCCAATCGCTAAAAATGAACGTGGTTATTACCATGTAATCTACTATTCAGTAGAACCATCTGCAATTGCTGAAATTGAAAGACGTTTCCGTATTAACGAGGAAATCCTTCGTTTCGTTACTATCAAGTACGAAAAAAATGCTGAAGTTAAAGCATGGGACGCACTTGTTGCAAAAGCAAAAACAGCTCCAGTTGCTAAAGAAGAAGCACCAGCTGCTGCAGAAGAAGCTGCTGAATAA
- a CDS encoding putative bifunctional diguanylate cyclase/phosphodiesterase — translation MDFILRSLAFKSIKVRVVVLISALIAFALFSITLLVLFIVNSHMSAQMDALLKTRAHSVYGKLDQRIGYLIDNTVLLTKNELIVNSLIDKNGRKAYLPPLVDNFMEGKDVLYLNIVDFDGRAIFQTQKNIPLYNQSPRLRAALALGKVSYYIEKGDDKLVIIAPIEYYNTTQGAAIVVFKMGHVAQRALTNNDDIYIKLFHDNINIFSSNFYKDITYHSSLHTVENGSYLEQLNVILEIGLPKKIYMAPLQDIFLKLLLLGVVFISIGMILSNMLANGITDPILTLFHRVKNSDNKSEVLCSPLGTNDELEELAKAFDERSILLQHQAQYDALTDLPNRLLFLDRLQQSIKNTLRSKEKFAVLFIDLDHFKEINDSFGHDFGDKLLIIVGEYIESVLRGNDSVARMGGDEFTVLLNELHSENDIIQILQKIMELFRKPFIIAHRQFYVTCSIGIAMYPLHGKTPEELLKNADAAMYKAKDRGRNTYQFYTNDMTEKAYERITLETQLREAIVNREFEVYFQPQVNINDNKIIGMEALVRWNHPQTGLVPPGKFIPLAEDTGLIVEIDRQVMQDAMKQFQKWIDLGLDVGVLSINLSMIQLNHEDFIEFVKTTIKNAKISTDNLMFEVTETQVMKNPKQAIFMLQQLKDIGIRLAIDDFGTGHSSLSYIKRLPIDKLKIDQSFVMDALVDKDDRELTRAIISIANSLNLEVIAEGVETKEQAEFLVKNGCVEAQGYFYYKPLDVLTLTKELTKS, via the coding sequence ATGGATTTTATACTAAGGTCGTTAGCATTTAAAAGTATCAAAGTAAGAGTGGTAGTACTTATTAGTGCTCTTATTGCTTTTGCTCTTTTTTCTATTACATTACTCGTACTCTTTATTGTAAACTCCCACATGAGTGCGCAAATGGATGCACTTTTAAAAACAAGAGCCCACTCTGTTTACGGAAAGCTTGATCAAAGGATAGGTTATCTAATTGACAATACTGTTCTTTTAACAAAGAATGAACTAATAGTAAACTCTCTCATAGATAAAAACGGAAGAAAAGCATACCTTCCCCCTTTGGTAGATAACTTTATGGAGGGTAAAGATGTCCTCTATTTAAATATAGTCGACTTTGACGGCAGAGCAATTTTTCAAACGCAAAAAAATATACCTCTTTACAATCAGTCTCCGAGACTTCGGGCAGCTCTTGCACTTGGCAAAGTATCTTACTATATTGAAAAAGGTGATGATAAACTCGTTATCATTGCACCGATCGAATACTATAACACAACTCAAGGGGCAGCCATAGTTGTCTTTAAAATGGGTCATGTTGCACAAAGAGCCTTAACAAATAACGATGATATCTATATAAAACTCTTTCATGATAATATAAATATTTTTTCATCAAATTTTTACAAAGATATAACTTACCATTCATCTTTACATACTGTAGAGAACGGTTCGTATTTAGAGCAATTAAATGTTATTCTAGAGATAGGCCTGCCTAAAAAAATCTATATGGCCCCTCTACAAGATATATTTTTAAAACTTTTACTACTTGGTGTAGTGTTTATCTCAATTGGGATGATTTTATCGAATATGTTGGCAAACGGTATTACAGATCCTATTCTTACACTATTTCACAGAGTAAAAAACTCCGATAATAAAAGTGAAGTTTTATGCAGTCCTCTTGGAACTAATGATGAACTTGAAGAGCTTGCAAAAGCTTTTGATGAGCGTTCAATCCTCCTACAACATCAAGCACAGTACGATGCATTAACAGACCTGCCCAACAGACTTCTATTTCTTGACAGACTCCAACAAAGTATCAAAAATACACTGCGTAGCAAAGAAAAGTTTGCAGTGCTTTTTATCGATCTCGATCACTTTAAAGAGATAAATGATTCTTTCGGGCATGATTTTGGCGATAAGTTATTAATCATTGTAGGTGAATATATCGAGAGTGTTTTAAGAGGAAACGATTCGGTGGCACGTATGGGAGGTGATGAGTTTACGGTTCTGCTTAATGAGCTGCATAGTGAAAACGACATTATACAAATCCTGCAAAAGATTATGGAACTCTTTAGAAAACCGTTTATTATCGCACATCGTCAATTTTATGTTACATGTAGTATCGGTATAGCTATGTATCCTTTACATGGGAAAACTCCCGAAGAGTTGCTAAAAAATGCTGATGCAGCAATGTATAAAGCAAAAGACAGAGGGAGAAATACCTATCAGTTCTATACAAACGATATGACGGAAAAAGCGTATGAACGTATCACTTTAGAAACGCAACTAAGAGAAGCGATCGTAAACAGAGAGTTTGAGGTTTATTTTCAACCACAGGTAAATATTAACGATAACAAAATTATCGGGATGGAAGCATTAGTAAGGTGGAATCATCCACAAACAGGTTTAGTACCTCCTGGAAAGTTTATCCCGTTAGCTGAAGATACAGGTCTTATTGTAGAAATAGACAGACAAGTTATGCAAGATGCTATGAAACAATTTCAAAAATGGATCGATCTTGGTCTCGATGTAGGTGTTTTATCTATAAACCTTTCAATGATACAACTCAACCATGAAGACTTTATAGAGTTTGTTAAAACCACTATCAAAAATGCAAAAATATCTACTGACAACTTGATGTTTGAAGTAACTGAAACACAGGTTATGAAAAATCCTAAACAAGCTATTTTTATGCTTCAACAACTTAAAGATATAGGGATAAGGCTTGCCATAGACGACTTTGGAACAGGGCACTCTTCTCTCTCTTATATTAAAAGACTGCCGATAGACAAGCTAAAGATTGATCAATCTTTTGTTATGGATGCACTTGTTGATAAAGATGATAGGGAATTAACAAGAGCGATTATCTCTATTGCTAACAGTTTAAATCTTGAAGTTATTGCTGAGGGTGTGGAAACAAAAGAGCAAGCAGAATTTTTAGTGAAAAACGGATGTGTCGAGGCACAAGGTTATTTCTATTATAAACCTTTAGATGTTTTAACACTGACAAAAGAGTTAACAAAGAGCTGA
- the rpsR gene encoding 30S ribosomal protein S18, which produces MSEKRKYKKRYCKYCEAKVDFIDYKDVANLRFSLSERYKIMPRRLTGNCKRHQDMISTVIKRARAAALVPYTVTRKAVVTNPFENLK; this is translated from the coding sequence ATGTCAGAAAAAAGAAAATACAAAAAAAGATATTGTAAATATTGTGAAGCAAAAGTTGACTTCATCGATTATAAAGATGTAGCAAATTTACGTTTTTCTCTTTCAGAGAGATATAAAATCATGCCACGTCGTTTAACAGGTAACTGTAAACGTCACCAAGACATGATCTCAACTGTGATCAAACGTGCTCGTGCAGCTGCATTAGTACCATACACTGTAACTCGTAAAGCAGTTGTAACTAACCCATTTGAAAATTTAAAATAG
- the serB gene encoding phosphoserine phosphatase SerB — protein sequence MSKLYNKQRKFMLKLAVFDFDSTLMDGETIDFFADELGIGEQVAQITEEAMSGRLDFFESLQQRVGLLKGLDFSVVEKIAHNLPYMPGAVETIAELKKRGMTVVCFSGGFRTATSYAKDILGYDADFSNALHVKDGKLTGLVGGDMMFNFSKGDMLVRLQNILGVSEEETLVCGDGANDLSMFAHAGTRVAFCGREILKKEANIIVDEKDLTKILEHI from the coding sequence ATTTCGAAATTATATAATAAACAGAGGAAATTTATGCTAAAACTTGCAGTATTTGACTTTGATTCTACCTTAATGGACGGTGAAACGATCGATTTTTTTGCCGATGAGTTAGGGATAGGTGAACAAGTAGCGCAAATTACAGAAGAAGCAATGAGCGGAAGACTCGACTTTTTCGAATCACTTCAACAACGGGTAGGGCTTTTAAAAGGGCTTGACTTCTCAGTTGTTGAAAAGATTGCACACAACTTGCCTTATATGCCCGGAGCAGTTGAGACAATCGCTGAACTGAAAAAAAGAGGGATGACTGTTGTATGTTTCTCAGGCGGTTTCAGAACGGCAACTAGTTATGCTAAAGATATCTTAGGGTACGATGCAGACTTCTCAAATGCCCTCCATGTAAAAGATGGTAAACTTACTGGACTTGTAGGTGGGGATATGATGTTTAACTTCTCAAAAGGTGATATGCTGGTACGCCTGCAAAACATCTTAGGTGTAAGTGAAGAAGAAACTCTAGTGTGTGGTGACGGAGCAAACGATTTAAGTATGTTCGCTCATGCAGGAACACGTGTAGCATTTTGTGGTAGAGAAATCTTAAAAAAAGAAGCCAACATCATCGTAGATGAAAAAGACTTAACAAAAATTTTGGAGCATATATAG
- a CDS encoding porin family protein produces MVKKILLASSAFAICASTIMAEEHHHAKSGEFYLVAKALYTTGETLKEGTDVTLEGKAGRGIGIDIGYTLPYHFAIELDTSYSRNNVTEDDGVEIVDAVAKYWTYAADVTYTYPVTHSIGIMGKIGYEFEHEKIDELGVNLNDNGMVYGGGIEYHINEHYEALVEYEGSTIDSVRGSSVYAGIKYIF; encoded by the coding sequence ATGGTTAAAAAAATACTGCTTGCTTCATCTGCATTTGCAATTTGTGCATCAACAATTATGGCAGAAGAGCATCATCATGCTAAATCAGGTGAATTTTATCTGGTAGCAAAAGCTTTATATACTACAGGTGAGACTCTAAAAGAGGGTACAGATGTCACACTTGAGGGGAAAGCAGGTCGTGGTATAGGTATCGATATCGGTTATACATTACCGTATCACTTTGCTATTGAATTAGATACATCATATAGTAGAAACAATGTAACTGAAGATGACGGTGTTGAAATTGTAGATGCAGTTGCCAAATATTGGACATATGCAGCAGATGTTACATATACATATCCTGTAACACATTCTATCGGTATTATGGGAAAAATCGGATACGAATTTGAACATGAAAAAATTGATGAGCTTGGTGTTAATCTAAACGATAACGGTATGGTATACGGTGGAGGTATCGAATACCACATTAATGAGCATTATGAAGCATTAGTAGAGTATGAAGGCAGTACTATCGATTCTGTTCGCGGGTCAAGTGTATATGCAGGGATTAAATATATTTTCTAA
- a CDS encoding single-stranded DNA-binding protein, with the protein MFNKIILVGNLTRDIELRYSQGGSSIAKSAIATTRKFTSNGERKEEVCFVDITFFGRSGEIANQYLRKGSKILVEGRLSFEQWVDQNGQKRSKHSVIVESMQMLDSKGTNPATGTPGMNQDMGQNFGGNDYGAPAQGQPQSYQAPQMQQQPSYGQQQPAQNYGQQNQGYSQQQAAAQQSREMPSSNSIPEIDIDEDEIPF; encoded by the coding sequence ATGTTCAATAAAATAATCTTGGTTGGAAACTTAACGCGCGATATCGAACTTAGATACTCTCAGGGTGGTAGTTCAATTGCAAAATCTGCAATCGCTACAACTCGTAAATTCACAAGTAACGGTGAAAGAAAAGAGGAAGTATGTTTTGTAGATATTACTTTCTTCGGAAGAAGCGGAGAGATCGCAAACCAGTACCTTCGTAAAGGGAGTAAAATCCTAGTGGAGGGAAGATTAAGCTTTGAACAATGGGTTGACCAAAATGGACAAAAAAGATCTAAACATTCTGTTATAGTTGAGTCTATGCAAATGCTTGATTCTAAAGGTACTAATCCTGCAACAGGTACACCTGGAATGAATCAAGATATGGGACAGAACTTTGGTGGTAACGATTATGGAGCACCTGCACAAGGGCAACCGCAATCATACCAAGCACCTCAGATGCAACAACAGCCAAGTTACGGGCAACAACAACCTGCTCAAAACTATGGTCAACAAAATCAAGGCTACTCTCAACAACAAGCTGCGGCTCAACAAAGTAGAGAGATGCCTAGTAGCAACTCTATACCTGAAATAGATATAGATGAAGATGAAATTCCATTTTAG